The DNA sequence CAGATGGAATTAAATTCCTTATTCCCAACTTTACTCCAACGATCATGCATTTTAAGATCAATGCTGAAGGAAATATTGAAGTATTGAAATATATAAAACTTAAAAATCCTTCCGGGCAGCCTATTACAGGACTTCCAAACCCTCAGGGAATGGGAAGTACCGGTGAAATTGCGTACGGATTGAATGGGAATGCTTTGGGTACGGATAATTATGGATTGGATAGTGAAAGTATTGTAGCTGCAGCGGATGGCACATTCTGGGTTTCTGATGAATATGGACCTCATATAGTGCATTATAATGCAGACGGTGTTGAGATGGAGCGAATCAGTCCTATTGGAGTGAATACGGGGAACAGAAAATTACCGGCAGTTTTTGCAAAAAGAAGACCCAACCGCGGGATGGAGGGAATGTGTATGACTCCGGACGGAAAAATGTTGGTTGGTACAATGCAGTCGACCATGTATGTACCTACGAAGGTTTTGGCAACCAATACCACCTTAACGAGAATCGTAACGTTTGATCTTGCAACAGGAAAGACAAAGCAATATTTATATAAACAGGATGGGGGAGCATCAGACTCTGTATGTGACATCACGGCGATAAGCAATACTGAGTTTTTGGTGATTGAAAGAGATGGGAAATTCGGTTCTCAGGGCGGATTGAAAAAAGTATACAGGATTAGTTTAGCGGGGGCTTCCGATGTGAGTGGAACTGACCTTACAGCGGTTGATGGATTGAAAATTAATAACAAAGCTTTGGAACAGTCCACCTGGACAGAGATTGCAGCAGTTGGATTACAGCCTGTTTCTAAAATGTTAGCTGTAGACTTGGTTACAAAGTTAGGCTATGAACATGATAAGTTCGAAGGAATTGTTTATTTAGGAGGAAATAAACTGGCTGTTTTCAATGATGATGATTTTGGCGTTACAGATGATGGAAACGGAAATCCTAAAGCTAAAATTCTTCCTAAGACAGGAAAAGTAGATAAAGGAACGATGTATGTAGTCGATATTCAATAATTAGATTTTTTAAAAAGCAAACGGCAGAATTTTATTCTGCCGTTTTTTATTATTATTTGAATTGAATATCGATAGGGGGACGGGCTTTAGCTAAAATGCATAATTTTACCTGTTACCTATTACCTCGTACCTGCTACCTAATATTAATTAAACCCTTCAATAATTTTAGAAAAATCTTCAAGTTTCAAAGCAGCTCCTCCAATCAATCCACCATCGATATCAGGCTGGGAGAAAATTTCTTTTGCATTGTCAGGCTTCACTGAACCTCCGTAAAGGATGGAAACTTCGTCAGCCACTTCCTGTCCATATTTTGCTGCAATGATGCTTCTGATATGAGCATGGATTTCCTGAGCTTGCTCTGGAGTAGCTGTTTCACCCGTTCCAATTGCCCAAACAGGTTCGTAAGCGATTACTACTTTCTTGATTTCTTCGGCTGAAAGGGTAAATAAAGCGACTTCAGTTTGGTTTTTTACTACTTCAAAGTGCTGACCTGCTTTTCTCTGTTCAAGAGTTTCCCCATTACAGTATACAGGGATCAAGCCTTTATCAAGAGCTAATTTAACTTTTCTGTTGCAGTGGGAGTCTGTTTCACCATGATATTGTCTTCTTTCAGAGTGTCCGATAAGGGATCCGGTTACATCAATCGACTCAAGCATATCCGCAGAAAGTTCACCAGTGTAAGCTCCGCTTTCATGCTCACTCATATCCTGTGAGAAAACACCAATTTCATCCTTTTCGTAGATGTCTTTAGCCATCATAAGGTACAAAGATGGAGGTGCTATCCAAACTTCACAGTTGGTTGGATTGTTATTTTTGTAACTTAGTAATTGGATCATTAATTGCTGAGCATCAATTACATTTTTGTTCATTTTCCAGTTTCCTGCAACTATTTTTCTTCTCATAATTATTTCACTTATTTTAATCTTCTTCTATTTTAGTGTCTATAAATGTATAGGTGTTATCTTTTTTACCCATTAATTCAATTGATTGGAACTTTACATCACCATTATCCAGTACCTCATAATGATACACGTCGGTCACATTATCATACTTGTGGAGTTCATAATATTTACCTGATTCTGTCCACCAGCTGCCATTTTCTGTTGCTTGCTGTACAGTGCCATCAGGATCAATAGAAACAAACAAGAGCATACTTTTTCCATTTTCCAATCGACAAGAAACCCAATATTT is a window from the Chryseobacterium sp. T16E-39 genome containing:
- the tpiA gene encoding triose-phosphate isomerase, whose product is MRRKIVAGNWKMNKNVIDAQQLMIQLLSYKNNNPTNCEVWIAPPSLYLMMAKDIYEKDEIGVFSQDMSEHESGAYTGELSADMLESIDVTGSLIGHSERRQYHGETDSHCNRKVKLALDKGLIPVYCNGETLEQRKAGQHFEVVKNQTEVALFTLSAEEIKKVVIAYEPVWAIGTGETATPEQAQEIHAHIRSIIAAKYGQEVADEVSILYGGSVKPDNAKEIFSQPDIDGGLIGGAALKLEDFSKIIEGFN
- a CDS encoding esterase-like activity of phytase family protein → MKKLLLSSLILGALWSCNNNDDNVNNQDINYSKLPQEFPFTTLATVNGAAVINGGFGSGATAHPTRKGEFYVITDRGPNTAYSDGIKFLIPNFTPTIMHFKINAEGNIEVLKYIKLKNPSGQPITGLPNPQGMGSTGEIAYGLNGNALGTDNYGLDSESIVAAADGTFWVSDEYGPHIVHYNADGVEMERISPIGVNTGNRKLPAVFAKRRPNRGMEGMCMTPDGKMLVGTMQSTMYVPTKVLATNTTLTRIVTFDLATGKTKQYLYKQDGGASDSVCDITAISNTEFLVIERDGKFGSQGGLKKVYRISLAGASDVSGTDLTAVDGLKINNKALEQSTWTEIAAVGLQPVSKMLAVDLVTKLGYEHDKFEGIVYLGGNKLAVFNDDDFGVTDDGNGNPKAKILPKTGKVDKGTMYVVDIQ